A window of the Planctomycetaceae bacterium genome harbors these coding sequences:
- a CDS encoding DUF1588 domain-containing protein, whose product MIRFVLTRFALARVALTWSVLLVMGGVAATSPCRACAEEFTPGEPVVGDYESFARGFLQSHCIDCHGETDPEAGLSLHDLGPVDEINAGTWRSIWAQVALKEMPPADAEQPSVIQRLKFSEWIVGQLTQAMSDKGGFRDHLDPGKGNFVDHELLFGSLPEGIRLTPTSSPARIWRVTREEHITRLNELINTEPEYDPTKPGLRTHGDAVPTNHGGELKLYFGTDRIIQWQGGTVAYATAVKSVPAVLSTARDHGLENYPDFYTVNSAEATQIMDVADDIIRYMAYGPLSIAEPWQITDDPKSVAEKMKGDIRGLPTSIVYNTKVVRPLTPIYELMNQEGVSDERLRAAVDFLFEALTFRPPAESESENYLAVVKESIDKLGKEDGVVLGLSSIFLDRDALFRPELVRQGQPDQYGRVMLQDWELGLAVNHAFRYIKPDETLRTAVLDGRMRTRDDVQREVERILADETIRKPRILQFFRDYFDYDRGGYICKDAKALADTGVSNRGTSHYNAMFDATASTDRLVELILQEDRDVLRQLLTTDKVVATRDDRVYFGRRNSKEETQASVAASRKAEAESLKSELATLESAQQALAELERFVEQNPDESRAKRKEIADAKRAVAAAEKALEAQKKKRGAVNHNVTEAKLNGPQIFARVTRRSFGAGSMKPERILATVPEGQRMGILTHPSWLVSHSDAMDNHAIRRGRWIRERLLGGGIPDVPITVDAMLPDEPQNTLRERMRVTRESYCWTCHRKMDPLGLPFEMFNHAGLYRETELGKPVDASGEVIDSGDPALDGKVANAIELIERVSASERAEQVFVRHAFRFWMGRNETLNDAPVLQAAHQAYKENGGSMKSLLVSLLTSDAFLYRRQTEQVAAE is encoded by the coding sequence ATGATCAGATTCGTTCTGACCCGATTCGCGCTGGCCCGAGTCGCGCTGACGTGGAGCGTTCTGCTTGTCATGGGGGGAGTTGCGGCAACCAGTCCTTGCCGAGCGTGCGCGGAGGAATTTACGCCGGGAGAACCGGTCGTTGGCGACTACGAAAGTTTCGCGCGAGGCTTTCTGCAGAGTCATTGCATTGATTGCCACGGCGAGACGGATCCCGAAGCGGGCCTCTCACTACATGACCTCGGTCCGGTCGACGAAATCAATGCTGGCACATGGCGCAGCATCTGGGCTCAGGTTGCTCTGAAGGAAATGCCGCCTGCCGATGCCGAACAGCCATCTGTGATTCAGCGGTTGAAGTTTTCGGAGTGGATTGTGGGCCAGCTGACGCAGGCCATGAGCGATAAAGGTGGTTTCCGTGATCATCTTGATCCCGGCAAAGGCAACTTTGTGGACCACGAGCTGCTGTTTGGTTCTCTGCCGGAAGGGATCAGGCTGACGCCAACTTCAAGCCCCGCCCGGATCTGGCGAGTCACCCGTGAAGAACACATTACTCGGCTGAATGAACTGATCAACACCGAACCGGAATACGATCCGACGAAGCCCGGCCTGCGGACTCACGGCGACGCGGTTCCCACCAACCATGGTGGCGAACTGAAACTGTACTTCGGTACTGATCGAATCATTCAATGGCAGGGCGGCACGGTGGCCTATGCGACAGCCGTCAAGAGCGTTCCCGCGGTGCTGTCGACGGCACGGGACCATGGACTGGAGAATTACCCGGATTTCTACACCGTCAACAGTGCCGAAGCCACACAGATTATGGACGTGGCGGACGACATCATTCGGTACATGGCTTATGGTCCGTTGAGTATCGCTGAGCCGTGGCAGATTACCGACGATCCCAAGTCCGTGGCCGAAAAGATGAAGGGCGATATTCGCGGGCTGCCCACCAGCATTGTTTACAACACCAAAGTGGTTCGCCCACTGACGCCCATCTACGAGCTCATGAACCAGGAGGGTGTTTCGGACGAACGATTGCGAGCAGCGGTTGATTTTCTGTTTGAGGCGTTGACGTTTCGCCCACCCGCCGAGTCAGAATCCGAAAACTATCTGGCGGTTGTGAAGGAGTCGATTGATAAGCTCGGCAAAGAAGACGGCGTTGTGCTGGGTCTGTCATCGATCTTCCTTGATCGCGACGCCCTGTTTCGACCAGAACTAGTGCGACAGGGACAGCCCGATCAGTACGGGCGCGTCATGCTTCAGGACTGGGAACTGGGGCTCGCTGTCAATCACGCGTTCCGTTACATCAAACCGGATGAAACGCTGCGAACAGCCGTTCTCGATGGTCGGATGCGAACGCGGGACGACGTCCAGCGTGAAGTGGAAAGAATTCTGGCGGACGAAACGATCCGCAAGCCGCGAATTCTGCAGTTCTTCCGTGACTATTTCGACTATGACCGTGGTGGCTACATCTGCAAGGATGCCAAAGCTTTGGCCGACACCGGTGTCAGCAATCGCGGAACTTCGCACTACAACGCCATGTTTGATGCAACCGCCAGCACCGATCGACTTGTGGAACTTATCCTGCAGGAAGATCGTGACGTGCTGCGGCAACTGCTGACAACCGACAAGGTCGTGGCAACTCGCGACGACCGTGTCTATTTTGGCCGACGAAATTCGAAAGAAGAAACTCAGGCATCCGTTGCCGCGTCCAGAAAGGCGGAAGCCGAATCGTTGAAGTCAGAGCTGGCCACCCTGGAGTCGGCACAGCAGGCGCTGGCCGAACTTGAGAGATTTGTGGAGCAGAACCCTGACGAAAGCCGGGCGAAGCGAAAGGAAATCGCCGATGCCAAACGAGCCGTTGCTGCGGCCGAAAAAGCTCTGGAGGCACAGAAGAAAAAACGAGGTGCTGTCAATCACAACGTAACGGAAGCGAAGCTCAACGGCCCGCAGATTTTTGCTCGTGTGACTCGACGCAGCTTCGGTGCCGGGTCCATGAAGCCGGAACGCATTCTCGCGACTGTCCCGGAAGGTCAGCGGATGGGAATACTGACGCATCCCAGCTGGCTGGTTTCTCATTCGGACGCCATGGACAATCATGCAATTCGTCGTGGGCGATGGATTCGCGAACGGTTACTGGGCGGTGGCATTCCGGATGTCCCTATTACCGTTGATGCCATGCTGCCGGATGAACCCCAGAACACTCTTCGCGAACGCATGCGAGTGACTCGAGAATCCTATTGCTGGACATGTCATCGCAAAATGGATCCCCTGGGTCTGCCGTTCGAAATGTTCAACCATGCCGGACTGTACCGTGAAACGGAACTCGGCAAGCCGGTTGACGCCAGCGGTGAAGTCATCGATTCAGGCGACCCGGCTCTGGATGGCAAGGTTGCCAACGCGATCGAACTGATCGAAAGGGTCTCTGCGAGCGAACGGGCGGAACAGGTCTTCGTGCGTCATGCGTTCCGATTCTGGATGGGACGTAATGAAACGCTCAACGATGCTCCCGTGCTTCAGGCCGCACATCAGGCGTACAAAGAAAACGGCGGCAGTATGAAATCGCTGCTTGTGTCCCTGTTGACTTCCGACGCTTTTCTTTATCGCAGACAAACTGAGCAGGTAGCGGCTGAGTAA
- a CDS encoding DsrE family protein yields MRRFEHAGTASNPIKLKLTTLTWMRLALAVLFLAVASADVYAQGPGSGRGPGFGHGPGFGRGQGQGRGRNSGQGIHNAQDGDQSKARDGVAGEASPHPDEAAGDDSFLDDRDTFHFLLDHHKEIRRTVENLPDGLHSVTESDNPEVVAKIQEHVAAMASRIEDGRPVRMWDPLFRALFSVKEPMTLEYKDTTKGVEVTQRSDNRTVVLLLQAHAKVVSAFVAKGMEEAHESHAVPTAALKSPKMASENELPLIYPQVQDFGGVVQLPDASQQPREMTRLLVDLTSGGNVDEVNAGLQKVARFVNIYAGAGRQSTQVKVVVVMHGEATLLGLADEHWTKRFEGDRNPNLELIGKLTDAGVEFMVCGQSLAHKHAQQNQLVPQVAVAVSALTANVNLQQDGFVRIPL; encoded by the coding sequence ATGCGACGTTTTGAACATGCTGGTACGGCATCAAACCCGATCAAATTGAAGCTCACGACACTCACCTGGATGAGATTGGCTCTGGCGGTGTTGTTTTTGGCCGTCGCCAGTGCTGACGTGTACGCTCAGGGACCCGGCTCCGGGCGTGGACCCGGATTTGGCCATGGCCCTGGATTCGGACGTGGTCAGGGACAAGGTCGTGGCAGAAATTCCGGGCAGGGCATTCATAATGCTCAGGACGGGGATCAATCGAAAGCCAGAGATGGAGTCGCGGGCGAAGCCTCTCCACACCCGGACGAAGCTGCTGGTGACGACTCGTTCTTAGACGATCGCGACACATTTCACTTTCTTCTGGATCACCACAAGGAGATTCGGCGAACAGTCGAAAATCTGCCGGACGGACTTCACAGCGTCACGGAATCCGACAACCCAGAGGTTGTTGCAAAGATCCAGGAACATGTGGCGGCGATGGCATCGCGAATCGAAGACGGCCGCCCTGTAAGAATGTGGGATCCTTTGTTCCGAGCTTTGTTCTCAGTCAAAGAGCCCATGACGCTGGAGTACAAGGATACAACCAAAGGAGTCGAGGTCACCCAGCGGTCGGACAATCGCACCGTTGTCCTCCTTCTGCAGGCCCATGCAAAAGTCGTATCTGCGTTTGTCGCGAAGGGCATGGAGGAAGCGCACGAATCTCATGCCGTTCCCACTGCGGCTTTGAAATCACCGAAGATGGCATCGGAAAATGAATTGCCGCTGATCTATCCTCAGGTGCAGGACTTTGGTGGCGTGGTGCAGCTTCCGGATGCATCACAGCAACCGCGTGAAATGACACGTTTGCTGGTGGACCTGACTTCCGGCGGAAACGTGGACGAAGTGAATGCCGGTCTGCAGAAGGTGGCACGATTTGTCAATATCTACGCTGGAGCGGGACGACAATCCACTCAGGTAAAAGTGGTTGTGGTCATGCACGGGGAAGCAACGTTGCTGGGATTGGCCGACGAACACTGGACGAAGCGTTTTGAGGGAGACAGAAATCCCAATCTCGAACTGATCGGGAAACTGACTGATGCCGGCGTGGAGTTCATGGTTTGTGGACAGTCGCTGGCTCACAAGCACGCTCAGCAGAATCAGCTGGTACCACAGGTCGCTGTGGCGGTGTCCGCTTTAACTGCCAACGTCAATCTCCAGCAGGACGGTTTCGTCCGCATTCCGCTCTGA
- a CDS encoding rhodanese-like domain-containing protein has protein sequence MARTISCEELAKLCADNKIEILDVRTPMEYHEVHITGAKNIPLDQLDPGDVMASRDENEGPLYVVCRSGSRGGKACTAFEAAGFTNVVNIEGGTMAWEKAGLPVVRSQRKVISLERQVRIAAGMLSFLGGASAILLNDPRYAGLSAFVGAGLVFAGITDTCGMGLMLAKMPWNRVNGSSAEARTCTP, from the coding sequence ATGGCTCGGACGATAAGTTGCGAAGAACTGGCGAAGCTTTGCGCGGACAACAAGATTGAGATTCTGGATGTGCGAACCCCGATGGAGTATCACGAGGTCCACATCACAGGCGCGAAGAACATACCTCTGGATCAGTTGGATCCGGGAGACGTGATGGCTTCTCGAGATGAGAACGAGGGGCCCCTGTATGTTGTTTGCCGGTCGGGCAGTCGCGGAGGGAAAGCGTGTACAGCATTTGAAGCGGCTGGTTTCACAAATGTCGTGAACATTGAGGGGGGGACAATGGCATGGGAAAAGGCCGGCTTGCCCGTGGTACGCAGTCAGCGCAAAGTAATTTCTCTGGAACGGCAGGTACGAATTGCGGCGGGGATGCTCTCATTCCTGGGTGGCGCGTCGGCAATATTATTGAATGATCCACGCTACGCAGGTCTGTCGGCATTTGTTGGAGCTGGTCTGGTGTTCGCCGGAATCACTGATACCTGTGGTATGGGCCTGATGCTGGCAAAAATGCCGTGGAACCGTGTCAATGGTTCGTCGGCAGAGGCACGGACATGCACGCCCTGA
- a CDS encoding sulfatase-like hydrolase/transferase, giving the protein MSRQFLLLLWVLLSVDCMAFADDRPNILFILADDVGQEVLSCYGGQSYDTPHLDELARTGMKFRHAFSMPVCHPTRLTLMTGKYPFRHGPVTWGDFPVVEEPHTWANLVAESGYTTSIAGKWQLCLLKDDPLHPHRMGFKHFDLFGWHEGPRYYEPMIYRDGIVRDDTIGHYGPDLYVRGLIEFMKANRDRPFLAYYSMAVCHEVTDDLDPPVPHGPFGRYDSYPEMVAEMDRNVGRLVAALEALGLRDNTLIVFTADNGTPPEIIIRADGSELIREPVVSRQNGLDIPGGKKKLTDDGTNVPLIANWPAKIAPGQVVDDLVDMSDYLPTFAELTGSTLPPDRPIDGISFAPRLLGTGQSARQWAYAEEAVLPKPGGVEPDGNSSGLRWVRTGEWKLYNDGRLFHMSVDDREQYPIAATAADAEAASQRQRLLKAFDQVKLPTRTSDR; this is encoded by the coding sequence ATGTCCAGACAATTTCTGCTGTTGCTATGGGTCTTACTCTCCGTGGACTGCATGGCCTTTGCTGATGATCGGCCGAATATTCTGTTCATTCTGGCCGATGATGTGGGGCAGGAAGTTCTGAGTTGTTACGGTGGTCAGTCGTACGACACACCTCATCTGGATGAACTTGCTCGCACCGGCATGAAGTTTCGCCATGCTTTCAGCATGCCGGTCTGCCATCCCACACGCCTGACACTGATGACGGGCAAGTATCCATTTCGGCACGGGCCGGTGACGTGGGGCGATTTTCCCGTGGTCGAAGAACCTCATACCTGGGCAAACCTGGTTGCCGAATCCGGCTATACGACATCCATTGCGGGCAAGTGGCAACTATGTCTGCTGAAAGATGATCCGCTTCATCCACATCGAATGGGTTTCAAACACTTTGACCTGTTTGGCTGGCACGAAGGGCCTCGATACTACGAGCCCATGATTTATCGGGACGGAATTGTTCGTGACGACACCATCGGGCATTACGGACCAGATCTTTACGTCCGCGGGTTGATCGAATTCATGAAGGCCAATCGAGACCGTCCGTTTCTGGCGTATTACTCGATGGCTGTCTGCCACGAAGTGACTGACGATCTGGATCCACCCGTGCCTCATGGTCCGTTCGGTCGGTATGACAGTTATCCGGAGATGGTCGCAGAGATGGATCGGAACGTCGGAAGACTGGTCGCTGCTCTGGAAGCCCTCGGACTGCGGGACAACACCCTGATTGTTTTCACCGCCGATAACGGAACGCCTCCGGAAATCATCATTCGAGCTGATGGAAGCGAACTGATTCGAGAACCCGTTGTTTCCCGCCAGAATGGGCTCGACATACCGGGTGGCAAGAAGAAGCTGACTGACGATGGAACGAACGTCCCTCTGATTGCAAACTGGCCGGCAAAAATTGCCCCGGGACAGGTTGTGGATGATCTGGTTGATATGAGCGATTATCTGCCGACATTCGCTGAACTCACCGGATCCACTTTGCCTCCGGATCGCCCAATCGATGGGATCAGCTTCGCGCCGCGACTGCTGGGCACCGGTCAGTCGGCCCGTCAATGGGCATATGCAGAAGAGGCGGTGCTTCCCAAACCCGGAGGAGTGGAACCGGATGGAAACAGCAGCGGCCTGCGCTGGGTGCGAACCGGCGAATGGAAACTTTACAACGACGGCCGTCTGTTCCATATGAGCGTCGACGATCGGGAGCAGTATCCGATCGCTGCAACCGCCGCCGACGCCGAAGCCGCATCCCAACGTCAGCGACTTCTGAAAGCCTTTGATCAAGTCAAATTGCCGACACGTACTTCGGACCGGTAA
- a CDS encoding metalloregulator ArsR/SmtB family transcription factor: MSNFEQEDAVSCGGNFALRPPDMMALAEAAECLKTLAHPVRLRMVQMLLHGRYTVGELAEDSGVPQNVASEHLRLMQRCGFFTSEREGRKVFYRVAEPHLQKLMHCVESRFLVQRP, encoded by the coding sequence ATGAGTAATTTCGAACAGGAAGATGCGGTGAGTTGCGGTGGCAATTTTGCCCTCCGACCTCCCGATATGATGGCGCTTGCAGAAGCTGCAGAATGTCTGAAGACGTTGGCCCATCCCGTAAGGCTGCGAATGGTGCAGATGCTTCTGCACGGTCGCTATACCGTCGGGGAGCTGGCTGAGGATTCCGGTGTCCCCCAAAACGTTGCCTCGGAACACCTTCGACTGATGCAGCGGTGTGGCTTTTTTACCAGTGAGCGAGAAGGCCGAAAGGTCTTCTACAGGGTTGCGGAACCACATCTTCAGAAACTGATGCACTGTGTTGAGAGTCGCTTTCTGGTCCAGCGGCCTTGA
- a CDS encoding DUF3365 domain-containing protein, translated as MAGIYCDSNSTESSRLLMWFRHAIGIHVSVIAIFLSTNSGLLAGEEQPAASATSPTAASTGAAEAADMVDELALQHARREAKGLHSTIHATLHLVHDQFYREDEALPIPAAMMRDVFDKVESEHPVKLRWLVVEGLAMNTDHVARTDFEKAAVKALRSGEESHEMIDDGRLIRAAPIRLANECLKCHVPDRRSTRDRVAGLIVSIPLDSSALLPAK; from the coding sequence ATGGCAGGCATTTACTGTGATTCGAATTCGACTGAGTCGTCCAGGCTGCTGATGTGGTTTCGGCATGCCATCGGAATCCATGTTTCTGTGATCGCGATCTTTCTTTCCACGAACTCTGGACTACTCGCAGGCGAAGAACAGCCAGCGGCATCAGCGACTTCCCCAACAGCAGCATCCACAGGGGCAGCAGAAGCGGCTGACATGGTGGACGAATTGGCGCTGCAGCACGCTCGACGCGAAGCAAAAGGATTGCACAGCACAATTCACGCTACACTTCATCTGGTACACGATCAGTTCTACCGCGAAGACGAAGCGTTGCCCATTCCGGCAGCGATGATGCGCGATGTCTTCGACAAGGTTGAAAGTGAGCATCCGGTGAAATTGAGATGGCTGGTGGTCGAAGGCCTGGCGATGAACACGGATCATGTGGCGAGGACCGATTTTGAAAAGGCGGCTGTCAAGGCTCTGAGATCGGGTGAAGAATCTCATGAAATGATTGACGATGGCCGCCTGATCCGAGCTGCTCCCATTCGTTTGGCGAATGAATGTCTCAAGTGCCACGTGCCTGACCGGCGTTCAACCCGGGATCGAGTTGCCGGGTTGATTGTCAGCATCCCGCTGGACTCTTCTGCATTGCTCCCGGCGAAATAA
- a CDS encoding sulfite exporter TauE/SafE family protein encodes MHALSVFFGVLVGLSLGLTGGGGTLLAVPMLVYGLAVPAADAVGISLASVGMTSLLGVIQRLRRGHVEVATGLMFAAAGMVGAPLGTQISLLLPETVLLVLFSGIMLGVAAFMWRRSEPDLPGPAAEPTDVLAGESKPVCDGNGQITTRCRVILLLTGVLTGVLSGTFGVGGGFVIVPAMVTFGGMSMHRAVGTSLLIIVLVSLSGVTSFLLRGRTLDWQLTALFLIGGALGLTLSTLLVTRISGPRLRRIFAIGIVFIALFVVARTLMG; translated from the coding sequence ATGCACGCCCTGAGCGTGTTTTTCGGGGTCCTCGTTGGACTTTCTCTTGGGTTGACCGGCGGTGGCGGCACGCTGCTGGCCGTCCCGATGTTAGTGTATGGACTTGCAGTACCCGCTGCGGACGCCGTTGGAATTTCCCTGGCTTCAGTCGGAATGACTTCGCTTCTGGGAGTGATTCAGCGACTCCGCCGTGGACATGTTGAAGTTGCAACAGGGTTGATGTTCGCCGCGGCAGGCATGGTGGGAGCACCGCTGGGAACTCAGATCAGTCTGCTGCTTCCGGAGACGGTACTGTTGGTATTGTTCTCTGGAATCATGCTTGGTGTTGCTGCGTTTATGTGGCGGCGGTCTGAGCCTGATTTACCGGGTCCTGCCGCTGAACCCACAGATGTACTGGCCGGTGAATCAAAACCAGTGTGTGATGGGAACGGGCAAATCACCACACGCTGCAGAGTAATTCTTTTGCTGACAGGGGTTCTGACGGGCGTCCTGTCCGGGACCTTCGGTGTTGGTGGAGGGTTCGTCATCGTACCGGCAATGGTGACGTTCGGCGGCATGTCGATGCACCGGGCGGTTGGGACCTCCCTCCTGATTATTGTCCTGGTGAGTCTTTCCGGGGTCACGTCATTCCTTCTTCGCGGCAGAACTCTGGACTGGCAGCTAACGGCCCTCTTCCTGATCGGTGGAGCATTGGGACTCACGCTGTCGACGTTGCTTGTCACGAGAATTTCGGGGCCGCGTCTCAGGCGAATCTTTGCCATCGGTATTGTTTTCATTGCACTCTTTGTCGTCGCCCGCACGTTGATGGGCTGA
- a CDS encoding PQQ-binding-like beta-propeller repeat protein — protein MSSTSPVTDAEPVSKTKAPKFPLVMSVLTVLYITAAVLAQVFISEIEDASHMGLDIVMVLSIVGAGLLFLMWLVWICLLSRWKISTRIGASILLFVLPLLFFKIFRPVHGGDTNLVRFEPIWKQREIPLETTVPTVAEIDLKVESVDDFPRFLGPNQNGIVTSGMKIDADHFVDGARLLWKQPIGAGWAAFSARNGYAVTMEQRGEQECVTCYAVETGQLQWVYSHAARHKDKINLGRVGPRSTPTIHDGRVYSMGAVGNLACLDGKDGSVIWQVDLNEILGITLEHVQDSDGFDTQFESNAKLSWGRSASPLVVGESIVVAGGGPKESRATLLAFDLRTGELRWKGGDEMIAYGSPVLATLCGRQQILLTAETKAMGFDAETGSVLWQYARPGESDGAANTSQLSVVSDTDVLTTKGYPDGGGERIHLEIVDGQFVPSSVWSSSRVLKTKLTSPVVHEGYAYSLSNGFMECSRLSDGNQMWKRRGRFGHGQVLLVDKNILLHSESGELFLLEASPDAYLELGSIRTIEGVCWNTLCLTGNKLLVRSEIEAACIELPMITGDAL, from the coding sequence ATGTCTTCAACATCCCCGGTGACCGACGCTGAGCCTGTTTCCAAAACGAAAGCACCAAAGTTTCCGTTGGTGATGTCAGTGCTGACCGTTCTGTACATCACAGCCGCCGTTCTGGCTCAGGTTTTTATCAGCGAGATTGAAGACGCCAGCCACATGGGGCTGGACATCGTTATGGTACTTTCGATCGTCGGGGCCGGTCTGTTGTTCCTGATGTGGCTCGTCTGGATCTGTCTGCTCAGTCGATGGAAGATCTCAACTCGCATCGGCGCTTCAATTCTGCTCTTTGTTTTGCCATTGCTGTTCTTCAAGATCTTTCGCCCTGTCCACGGTGGAGATACCAATCTTGTCCGTTTTGAGCCAATTTGGAAGCAGCGAGAGATCCCCCTGGAAACAACTGTTCCGACGGTGGCTGAAATCGATCTGAAGGTGGAGTCTGTTGATGACTTTCCTCGTTTTCTGGGCCCCAACCAAAACGGCATCGTCACCTCCGGAATGAAAATCGACGCCGACCATTTTGTCGATGGGGCAAGGCTGCTTTGGAAACAACCTATCGGGGCTGGATGGGCGGCCTTTTCAGCCCGCAACGGGTATGCAGTCACTATGGAACAGCGGGGGGAGCAGGAATGCGTCACCTGTTACGCCGTCGAAACCGGTCAACTGCAATGGGTCTACAGTCATGCCGCACGACACAAGGACAAAATCAACCTGGGACGAGTGGGTCCCCGATCGACGCCCACCATCCATGACGGTCGTGTCTATTCCATGGGTGCAGTTGGCAATCTCGCCTGCCTGGACGGCAAAGATGGATCAGTAATCTGGCAGGTGGACCTCAACGAAATTCTGGGAATTACGCTGGAGCATGTTCAGGACTCAGACGGCTTTGACACGCAGTTTGAGTCGAATGCAAAGTTGTCCTGGGGCCGATCGGCATCACCCCTGGTCGTTGGCGAATCTATCGTTGTTGCAGGCGGAGGGCCGAAGGAATCGCGGGCCACTTTGCTGGCATTTGACTTGAGGACGGGAGAGCTGCGATGGAAGGGCGGCGATGAGATGATTGCGTACGGTTCGCCCGTTCTGGCAACCCTTTGCGGCCGGCAACAGATCCTGCTGACCGCGGAAACCAAAGCGATGGGATTTGACGCCGAAACGGGAAGTGTGCTTTGGCAATACGCTCGCCCCGGAGAGTCCGACGGAGCCGCAAACACTTCCCAATTGTCCGTCGTGTCTGATACGGACGTCTTGACCACCAAGGGTTATCCGGACGGTGGAGGTGAACGCATTCATCTGGAAATCGTGGATGGGCAATTCGTGCCATCATCCGTCTGGAGCAGCTCAAGAGTGCTTAAGACAAAGCTCACCAGTCCCGTCGTTCACGAAGGATATGCGTATTCGCTGTCGAACGGATTTATGGAGTGCTCTCGTCTTTCCGATGGAAATCAGATGTGGAAACGGCGTGGACGTTTCGGGCACGGTCAAGTGCTGCTCGTCGACAAGAACATCCTTCTGCACAGCGAATCCGGTGAGTTGTTTCTGCTGGAAGCCTCCCCGGACGCATACCTTGAACTCGGCAGTATCAGGACCATTGAGGGAGTTTGCTGGAACACGCTCTGCCTGACCGGTAACAAGTTGCTGGTCCGAAGTGAAATCGAAGCCGCCTGCATCGAACTACCAATGATCACCGGAGATGCCTTGTGA
- a CDS encoding alkaline phosphatase D family protein produces the protein MRSLLSTSFTLLLMVLIFPTMAPGQTEQQSSGYFAMGAMSGEVTADSVLLQTRLAAIPGPETGTDGDVPGKRGQLYFEVSPDRELKEPLTTGRYLAEASSDFIVRAKISGLQPNTRYYYRAVLVDGSGDLQHGKTCQFRTLPPIDSTEPIHFCMGSCMNYHSFMTGKANGGGPVTATDEDKQLGYPAFAAMNALSPDFFIGTGDIVYYDHPAKTAATTLPELRRKWHEQFRFPRLVTFFSNTPAYWSKDDHDFRFNDADLSGRKSPDAATGIDLFREQVPILPADDTTSPTYRTHRVNKYLQLWFVEGRDYRSSNREPDGPDKTIWGEDQLNWLRQTLKQSDARWKIIVTPTPMVGPDRASKKDNHTNPGGFRHEGTAFLNWVQQELDGPVFTFCGDRHWQYHSIHPSGVEEFCCGALNDENSIRGTRPGDKGSTDPDAEIRQPYIYDEPTGGFLHVLVTTRDDGVGELTIEHRNDQGQILNSVVRRTTDQH, from the coding sequence ATGCGAAGCCTTCTTTCAACGTCTTTCACCCTGCTGTTGATGGTACTGATCTTCCCGACGATGGCACCGGGGCAAACAGAACAGCAATCGTCCGGCTATTTTGCAATGGGGGCGATGTCTGGGGAAGTCACCGCAGACAGTGTTCTGCTGCAAACCAGGCTGGCTGCGATTCCGGGGCCGGAAACTGGGACCGATGGTGACGTTCCCGGTAAGCGAGGACAGTTGTATTTCGAAGTGAGTCCGGACAGAGAACTGAAAGAGCCGCTGACGACCGGACGATATTTGGCCGAAGCATCATCAGACTTTATTGTCCGAGCAAAGATTTCGGGGCTGCAGCCGAATACACGTTACTACTATCGAGCCGTGCTTGTGGATGGTTCAGGAGATTTGCAACACGGAAAAACATGTCAATTCAGGACCCTGCCACCCATCGACTCGACAGAGCCAATTCATTTCTGCATGGGTAGCTGTATGAACTATCACTCCTTCATGACTGGAAAGGCTAATGGTGGTGGGCCTGTGACTGCAACGGATGAAGACAAACAGCTTGGCTATCCAGCGTTTGCTGCGATGAACGCGTTATCGCCGGATTTCTTTATCGGTACAGGTGACATCGTCTACTACGATCACCCGGCGAAGACGGCCGCCACAACGCTGCCCGAACTCCGACGCAAATGGCACGAACAATTTCGGTTCCCCCGACTTGTTACGTTCTTTTCCAACACGCCTGCATACTGGTCCAAGGATGATCACGATTTTCGGTTCAATGATGCTGACCTTTCAGGTCGCAAGTCTCCCGACGCAGCCACCGGGATCGACCTGTTCCGGGAGCAAGTGCCCATTCTTCCTGCCGACGATACAACATCACCAACCTACCGCACCCATCGGGTGAACAAGTACCTGCAGCTATGGTTTGTTGAGGGACGCGACTACCGATCCTCGAACCGCGAGCCAGACGGTCCCGACAAGACGATTTGGGGCGAGGACCAACTGAACTGGCTCAGGCAAACACTCAAACAAAGCGACGCCAGGTGGAAAATCATAGTCACTCCCACCCCAATGGTCGGACCGGATCGCGCCAGCAAGAAGGATAATCACACAAACCCGGGTGGTTTTCGTCACGAAGGAACTGCTTTTCTGAACTGGGTTCAGCAGGAACTGGACGGCCCCGTATTTACATTCTGCGGCGATCGACACTGGCAGTACCACAGTATCCATCCGTCGGGAGTTGAAGAATTCTGCTGTGGCGCCTTGAATGATGAGAATTCAATTCGAGGTACTCGGCCGGGCGACAAAGGCAGCACAGATCCGGATGCCGAAATTCGGCAGCCGTACATTTATGATGAACCCACCGGTGGGTTCCTCCACGTCCTCGTGACGACTCGGGACGACGGTGTGGGAGAACTGACCATTGAACATCGAAACGATCAGGGACAGATTTTGAATTCTGTCGTTCGCCGCACGACCGATCAGCACTAG